In a genomic window of Zingiber officinale cultivar Zhangliang chromosome 9B, Zo_v1.1, whole genome shotgun sequence:
- the LOC122024740 gene encoding dCTP pyrophosphatase 1-like, producing the protein MSLSSSRAMAGTEAVTLESLRKKMADFARERDWEQFHSPRNLLLAMVGEVGELSEIFQWKGEVAKGLPDWGEEEKQHLGEELSDVLLYLVRLSDMCGVDLGKAALRKLDLNAAKYPVHLCKGSSGKHTDNPSGANENPKSGGGATEGL; encoded by the exons ATGTCTCTGTCTTCCTCTCGGGCAATGGCAGGAACGGAGGCTGTGACCctggagagcttgaggaagaaaatggcAGATTTTGCAAGGGAGAGGGACTGGGAGCAATTCCACAGCCCCAGAAACCTCCTCCTTGCCATG GTAGGAGAGGTCGGGGAGTTGTCGGAGATCTTCCAGTGGAAAGGTGAGGTGGCCAAGGGGCTACCGGACTGGGGGGAGGAGGAGAAGCAGCACCTGGGAGAGGAGCTCTCTGATGTGCTGCTCTACCTCGTGAGGCTCTCAGACATGTGTGGGGTGGACCTGGGGAAGGCTGCCCTCAGGAAGCTGGATCTCAATGCCGCCAAGTACCCTGTCCACCTCTGCAAGGGCTCCTCCGGGAAGCACACCGACAATCCTTCCGGTGCAAACGAGAATCCCAAAAGTGGTGGAGGAGCCACAGAGGGGCTCTGA
- the LOC122023710 gene encoding MACPF domain-containing protein At1g14780-like: MEGEKVELRALRSLGLGFDLTHDFRLQFAKEFHGGRLVQLDESRTRDVLFPGGHVVRGVSEDIGLDKGDRIRFRSDVLEFNQMSELLNQKSSVQGKVPSGYFNALFDLTGAWLEDAKETKYLAFDGYFISLYNLHLKASPLVLHDEVKRAVPLKWDPVSLSCFIRTFGTHIIVEVAIGGQDVVCVRQTSSSTISSTELKMHLEDLGDFLFSDGISRSPLHRKTREGKNKAPEVFTNILQSNTLNLAVYSEASTKEGLTVICSKRGGDVYVSTHSNWLQTVQNSPDAILFKFVPITSLLTGIPGGGYLSHAINLYLRYKPDPEDLQCFLEFQVPNQWAPMFNELALGPQRTTVSYPKLQFRFFGPKLHVNTDQVLSNQKPVIGMRLYLEGPKCNRLAIHLQHLSSLPGILRNTGSSWISEWQGSEEPGPGYFEPIQWKNYSAICTLAVKHDPIWLQRVANGVFVVIGAQLVARGNWSKKVLHLCLQYMHIPHCTIRKTEWSRAPASSLKGSFLTNLSTTFSTTFTPRDAPPPAKNVPSQLNSGVYPDGPPVLVQSRKLLKFVNIAEVVRGPHNVPGHWLVTAAKLTKEKGKITLHVKFALLHYSAEAEMFN; this comes from the exons ATGGAAGGGGAGAAGGTGGAACTCCGGGCGCTGCGCTCGCTTGGGCTCGGCTTCGACCTGACTCACGACTTCCGCCTCCAGTTCGCCAAGGAGTTCCACGGCGGCCGCCTCGTGCAACTCGATGAATCACGTACCCGGGATGTCTTGTTCCCCGGTGGGCATGTCGTCCGTGGCGTCTCTGAGGATATCGGATTGGATAAGGGCGATCGAATTCGGTTCCGATCGGATGTGCTGGAGTTCAATCAG ATGTCTGAATTACTGAATCAGAAGTCCTCAGTCCAAGGAAAAGTGCCTTCAGGTTATTTTAATGCTCTTTTTGATCTAACCGGAGCATGGTTGGAAGATGCTAAAGAGACAAAGTATCTTGCTTTCGATGGATATTTTATTTCCTTGTATAATTTACACCTGAAAGCTTCTCCTTTGGTTCTCCATGATGAGGTAAAAAGGGCGGTACCTTTGAAGTGGGATCCTGTATCCCTCAGTTG CTTTATCAGGACATTTGGAACACATATAATTGTAGAAGTAGCTATAGGAGGTCAGGATGTAGTTTGTGTTAGACAAACTTCTTCATCAACAATTTCATCTACTGAGTTAAAGATGCATCTTGAGGATCTTggagattttttattttctgaTGGAATTAGTCGTTCTCCTCTACATCGGAAAACCAGAGAAGGCAAGAACAAG GCACCTGAGGTCTTCACAAACATCTTGCAATCTAACACGTTGAATCTGGCTGTCTATTCAGAAGCTTCAACTAAGGAA GGACTCACAGTCATTTGTTCAAAAAGAGGAGGTGATGTATATGTATCAACTCACTCTAATTGGCTACAGACCGTGCAAAACAGCCCTGATGCAATCCTCTTCAAATTTGTTCCCATCACGTCTCTTCTTACTGGTATCCCAGGCGGTGGATATCTCAGTCATGCTATAAATTTGTACCTTCGCT ACAAACCAGATCCTGAAGATCTACAGTGTTTCTTGGAATTTCAAGTCCCTAATCAGTGGGCACCAATGTTCAATGAACTCGCTCTTGGACCTCAAAGAACAACAGTCTCCTATCCCAAGCTGCAGTTTAGATTTTTTGGTCCAAAACTTCATGTTAATACTGACCAG GTTCTAAGCAATCAGAAACCAGTCATTGGTATGCGGTTATACTTGGAGGGGCCTAAGTGCAATCGATTGGCCATACATTTGCAGCACCTTTCGAGTCTCCCCGGCATACTCAGAAACACTGGTTCATCTTGGATATCAGAGTGGCAAGGATCTGAAGAACCAGGCCCAGGATACTTTGAGCCTATCCAATGGAAGAACTACTCAGCTATTTGCACACTGGCAGTGAAGCATGATCCCATTTGGCTCCAAAGGGTAGCCAATGGTGTGTTTGTCGTAATTGGTGCACAACTTGTCGCAAGAGGGAATTGGtctaagaaagtacttcatcttTGCCTCCAATATATGCACATTCCGCATTGCACCATTCGAAAGACAGAATGGTCTCGTGCTCCTGCATCTTCTCTGAAAGGAAGCTTCCTGACAAATCTAAGCACCACTTTTAGCACAACATTCACGCCAAGGGATGCACCACCACCTGCAAAGAATGTCCCTTCGCAGTTGAATTCAGGTGTGTATCCTGATGGCCCACCTGTGCTTGTTCAATCAAGAAAGCTCTTAAAGTTTGTCAATATCGCTGAGGTGGTCCGCGGCCCTCACAATGTACCAGGCCATTGGCTTGTAACTGCTGCAAAGCTCaccaaagaaaaaggaaaaatcacCTTGCATGTGAAGTTTGCTTTGTTGCATTATTCTGCTGAGGCTGAGATGTTCAACTAA
- the LOC122024804 gene encoding uncharacterized protein LOC122024804, with the protein MSGLSLAVGRRPNQEATAGLADVRPAPAIKRQGQAVVGGVMGSLRVIELQLVAFIMVFSASGLVPFVDLVFPAFTTLYILALSRFAFPSAGSCGGRELFEGSRAFRAYVVAGTTVGLFLPLAYVLGGFARGDDHAVRSATPHLFLLSCQILTENVIAGMGIFSPPVRAIVPLLYTVRRVFVIIDWIYDVWINKPLPTYASINDVAWTWFGRSLATANLLYFSINLFAFMIPRFLPRAFEKYLKEREEIYAKTAEDKRARAAMDQRGGGKSVDGKKMD; encoded by the coding sequence ATGTCCGGGCTTTCTCTGGCCGTCGGGCGGCGTCCCAACCAGGAAGCCACCGCGGGGCTCGCTGACGTGCGGCCGGCGCCGGCGATCAAGCGCCAGGGACAGGCTGTGGTCGGCGGCGTGATGGGTTCCCTCCGCGTGATCGAGCTCCAGCTCGTGGCCTTCATCATGGTCTTCTCCGCCAGCGGCCTCGTGCCCTTCGTCGACCTCGTCTTCCCGGCCTTCACCACGCTCTACATCCTCGCCCTGTCCCGCTTCGCCTTCCCCTCCGCCGGCTCCTGCGGCGGGAGGGAGCTCTTCGAGGGCAGCCGGGCGTTCCGCGCCTACGTGGTGGCGGGGACCACCGTGGGGCTGTTCCTGCCGCTGGCGTACGTGCTCGGGGGCTTCGCTCGCGGCGACGACCACGCCGTGCGCTCCGCCACGCCgcacctcttcctcctctcctgcCAGATCCTGACGGAGAACGTGATCGCCGGGATGGGGATCTTCTCGCCGCCGGTGCGTGCGATTGTGCCGCTGCTCTACACGGTTCGCAGGGTCTTCGTCATCATCGATTGGATCTACGACGTCTGGATCAACAAACCGCTGCCGACCTATGCGTCCATCAACGATGTGGCTTGGACGTGGTTCGGGAGGTCGCTGGCGACGGCTAATCTGCtctatttctcaatcaacctgtTTGCTTTCATGATCCCGCGGTTTCTGCCGAGGGCATTCGAGAAGTACTTGAAAGAGAGGGAGGAGATCTACGCGAAGACGGCGGAAGACAAGAGGGCGCGAGCGGCCATGGATCAGCGTGGGGGAGGCAAGAGCGTCGACGGCAAGAAAATGGACTGA